From a region of the Bradyrhizobium diazoefficiens genome:
- a CDS encoding AAA family ATPase translates to MTSFHDEDADDPQHPEEHIAPVPRISVQAFCETEKTLAAVTAAGQDRRLAKAHLTAKDGGLAAAIEVYESMPTPNVIVIESDGTRDILEGLDDLAGVCDPGTRVVVIGNPHDTAPYRELVRRGVNDYVVGPVETLDVVRSICSLFSASEAIITGRVIAVVGAKGGVGASTVAHNVAWTIARNLSLDSVVIDLDLAFGTAGLDYNQDPVQGIANAVLSQDRPDTALMERLLAKCTERLSLLAAPATLDRVYDFGAEAFDAVFDTLRMTTPCIVLDVPHQWSGWTRRALVNADDIVIVAEPDLANLRNTRNMLSVLKAARPNDRPPLYCLNQVGMHKRAEIEVKAFAKTMESQPIAVIPFDSKLFSTAANNGQMIAEVSKNHRTTELFQNMANRLAGRGEVKKPKRSLLEPLLRKLKGRSGRGSAPHRKAS, encoded by the coding sequence ATGACAAGCTTCCACGACGAAGACGCGGACGATCCGCAGCACCCCGAGGAACACATTGCGCCGGTTCCCCGCATCTCGGTGCAGGCCTTTTGCGAGACCGAGAAGACGCTCGCCGCAGTGACTGCGGCAGGGCAGGACCGCCGGCTCGCCAAGGCGCACCTCACCGCCAAGGACGGCGGCCTTGCCGCGGCAATCGAAGTCTATGAATCGATGCCGACGCCGAACGTGATCGTGATCGAATCCGACGGCACGCGCGACATCCTCGAGGGGCTCGACGACCTCGCCGGCGTCTGCGACCCCGGCACCCGCGTGGTCGTGATCGGCAATCCCCACGACACCGCACCCTATCGCGAGCTGGTACGCCGTGGCGTCAACGACTATGTGGTGGGACCGGTCGAAACCCTCGATGTCGTCCGCTCGATCTGCAGCCTGTTCTCGGCCTCCGAGGCCATCATCACCGGCCGCGTCATCGCTGTGGTCGGTGCCAAGGGCGGCGTCGGCGCCTCCACCGTCGCACACAATGTGGCCTGGACCATCGCCCGTAATCTTTCGCTCGATTCGGTCGTGATCGACCTCGACCTCGCCTTCGGCACCGCGGGCCTCGACTACAACCAGGACCCGGTGCAGGGCATCGCCAACGCGGTGCTGTCTCAGGACCGGCCGGATACGGCGCTGATGGAGCGCCTGCTCGCCAAATGCACCGAGCGCCTCAGCCTGCTGGCCGCGCCCGCGACCCTCGACCGCGTCTACGATTTCGGCGCCGAAGCCTTCGACGCCGTGTTCGACACGCTGCGCATGACTACGCCCTGCATCGTGCTCGACGTTCCCCACCAATGGTCCGGCTGGACGCGGCGCGCGCTGGTGAACGCCGACGACATCGTGATTGTCGCCGAGCCCGATCTCGCCAATCTGCGCAACACCAGGAACATGCTGAGCGTGCTCAAGGCCGCGCGACCGAACGACCGGCCGCCGCTGTACTGCCTCAATCAGGTCGGCATGCACAAGCGTGCGGAGATCGAGGTCAAGGCGTTCGCCAAGACCATGGAAAGCCAGCCGATCGCGGTGATCCCGTTCGATTCGAAACTGTTTTCGACCGCGGCCAATAACGGCCAGATGATCGCGGAAGTCTCCAAGAACCACCGCACCACCGAGCTGTTTCAGAACATGGCGAACCGCCTCGCCGGCCGCGGCGAGGTGAAGAAGCCGAAGCGCTCGTTGCTCGAGCCGCTCCTTAGGAAGCTGAAGGGCAGATCGGGACGCGGATCAGCCCCGCATCGCAAGGCGTCTTAG
- a CDS encoding CpaD family pilus assembly protein — MTKTSADRRRNLRIALALTGLSVMLGACNTTGEIVTQTVPTDYRQRHPIAVQEGKKSIVIFVGKARGGLSAAQHSDVAGIARDWVREGTSSVVVDVPVDTANSRAAAATYREIRSVLASGGVPPRAIVEHPYRPEDPGLLPTIRLSYAKIAAVAGPCGLWPEDVGPSILDPGYNENRPYFNLGCASQRNLAAMIDNPADLEQPRAETPAYTARRNIAFERYRKGTAIATPNPEADKAKLSDTGR, encoded by the coding sequence ATGACGAAGACATCAGCCGATCGACGTCGCAACCTGCGGATCGCGCTGGCACTGACGGGGCTCTCCGTCATGCTGGGCGCCTGCAACACCACCGGCGAGATCGTCACCCAGACGGTGCCGACCGACTATCGCCAGCGCCACCCGATCGCGGTGCAGGAAGGCAAGAAGTCGATCGTGATCTTCGTCGGCAAGGCGAGGGGCGGCCTGTCCGCCGCGCAGCATTCCGACGTCGCGGGCATCGCGCGGGACTGGGTGCGCGAAGGCACCAGCTCCGTCGTCGTCGACGTCCCCGTCGACACCGCGAATTCGCGCGCAGCGGCCGCGACCTATCGGGAAATCCGATCCGTGCTCGCATCCGGCGGCGTGCCGCCACGTGCCATCGTCGAGCATCCCTATCGCCCCGAAGATCCCGGACTGCTGCCCACCATCCGCCTGAGCTACGCGAAGATCGCCGCGGTCGCCGGCCCCTGCGGGCTGTGGCCGGAAGACGTCGGCCCCTCCATCCTCGATCCCGGCTACAACGAGAACCGGCCCTATTTCAATCTCGGCTGCGCCAGCCAGCGCAACCTCGCGGCGATGATCGACAATCCGGCTGATCTCGAGCAACCGCGAGCCGAGACGCCGGCCTATACCGCACGGCGCAATATCGCCTTCGAGCGCTATCGCAAGGGCACCGCGATCGCGACTCCCAATCCCGAGGCCGACAAGGCCAAGCTCAGCGACACCGGCAGATGA
- a CDS encoding type II and III secretion system protein family protein: MNYGNDRTSPRIRGKRARPFWTGAMLMLGLLAAPGCVSAADAPVGDQAPMQAPDLGVSPVATIAPARTRFLSLGVGKSVVIDLPREVKDVLVADPKIANAIIRSAQRAYIIGGQVGQTNVVFFTADGQQVASYDIAVKRDLNGVRAALRQSLPGVQIEGVGDSVMLTGSVSSPVEAQQAGDIAAKLVGGSEKVVNNIVVRGRDQVMLKVVVGEVRRDIVKQLGVDLSASLNAGTAVVNFNNSNPFSVSGGPIVGNNGLGVAGLAKGVATVSATMRAMESAGVMRTLAEPSLTAISGESATFIAGGEFPIPAGYSCDPVTHVCTTQVTYKKFGISLNFTPVVLSEGRISLRVMTEVSELSNTNAITLTQAVSSTSSNSITIPSVQTRRAETTLEIPSGGSMAMAGLIQQQTKQAINGLPGVDQVPIIGALFRSQDFVNNETELMVIVTPYVVRAVAQKELSRPDDGFAPASDAQTALLGRMNRLYGIARRVDPINGAPGDFGFIID, from the coding sequence ATGAACTACGGGAATGATCGGACGAGCCCGCGCATTCGGGGGAAGCGCGCGCGCCCGTTCTGGACGGGGGCGATGCTGATGCTGGGGCTGCTCGCAGCACCCGGCTGCGTCAGCGCCGCGGACGCGCCGGTCGGAGACCAGGCGCCGATGCAGGCGCCGGATCTCGGTGTGTCGCCGGTCGCGACGATCGCACCGGCAAGGACGCGCTTCCTGTCGCTCGGCGTCGGCAAGTCCGTCGTCATCGACTTACCCCGCGAGGTCAAGGACGTGCTGGTGGCCGATCCCAAGATCGCCAATGCGATCATCCGCTCGGCCCAGCGCGCCTATATTATCGGTGGCCAGGTCGGCCAGACCAACGTCGTGTTCTTCACCGCCGACGGTCAGCAAGTCGCCTCCTATGACATCGCAGTGAAGCGCGACCTCAACGGCGTACGCGCGGCCCTGCGCCAGTCGCTGCCGGGCGTTCAGATCGAAGGCGTCGGCGACAGCGTGATGCTGACCGGATCGGTGTCGAGCCCGGTCGAGGCACAGCAGGCCGGCGACATCGCCGCAAAACTGGTCGGCGGCTCGGAGAAGGTCGTCAACAACATCGTCGTGCGTGGCCGCGACCAGGTGATGCTCAAGGTCGTCGTCGGCGAAGTGCGCCGCGACATCGTCAAGCAGCTGGGTGTCGATCTCAGCGCCAGCCTCAACGCCGGCACGGCGGTGGTGAATTTCAACAATTCCAACCCGTTCTCGGTCAGCGGCGGACCGATCGTCGGCAACAACGGGCTCGGCGTCGCCGGCCTTGCCAAGGGCGTCGCCACCGTCAGCGCCACCATGCGCGCGATGGAAAGCGCCGGTGTCATGCGCACGCTCGCCGAACCGAGCCTGACCGCGATCTCGGGCGAATCCGCCACCTTCATCGCCGGCGGCGAATTCCCGATCCCCGCAGGCTATTCCTGCGATCCGGTCACCCACGTCTGTACCACCCAAGTGACCTACAAGAAGTTCGGTATCTCCCTGAACTTCACCCCGGTCGTGCTCAGCGAAGGCCGCATCAGCCTGCGCGTGATGACCGAGGTATCGGAGCTGTCGAATACGAATGCGATCACACTGACGCAGGCGGTGTCCTCGACCTCGAGCAACTCGATCACCATTCCCTCGGTCCAGACCCGCCGCGCCGAGACCACGCTCGAAATTCCCTCGGGCGGCTCGATGGCAATGGCCGGCCTGATCCAGCAGCAGACCAAGCAGGCGATCAACGGCCTGCCCGGCGTCGACCAGGTTCCGATCATCGGCGCATTGTTCCGCAGCCAGGACTTCGTCAACAACGAGACCGAGCTGATGGTGATCGTGACGCCCTATGTGGTGCGCGCGGTGGCCCAGAAGGAATTGTCGCGGCCCGACGACGGCTTCGCGCCGGCCTCGGATGCGCAGACGGCGCTGCTCGGCCGCATGAACCGTCTCTACGGCATTGCGCGCCGCGTCGATCCGATCAACGGCGCGCCGGGCGATTTCGGCTTCATCATCGACTGA
- the cpaB gene encoding Flp pilus assembly protein CpaB → MNTARIVVLVIALAAGGVAAYLASGYDNKSAPAVPVAEKLPTVEVLIAKNDIQLGQAVKPEDLQWQTWPAATASSAFIRRDNRPEAQTQIAGSIARVPLMQGEPIREQKLVKAEGSGFMAAILPSGMRAVSTEISAETGAGGFILPNDRVDIILTRRLKNPDATNGGNDLILSEVILSNIRVLAIDQAPKEKDGQNAVIGKTVTLELKPEQVATLSTARQGGTLQLALRSIVDANAVESTVEDQGAKRPGGINVIRYGVSARQQTSQK, encoded by the coding sequence ATGAACACCGCACGCATTGTCGTTCTCGTCATCGCGCTGGCCGCCGGCGGCGTCGCTGCGTATCTGGCGAGCGGCTATGACAACAAGTCCGCACCCGCCGTGCCCGTCGCAGAGAAGCTGCCGACGGTCGAAGTCCTCATCGCGAAGAACGACATCCAGCTCGGCCAAGCCGTCAAGCCCGAGGACCTGCAATGGCAGACCTGGCCTGCGGCGACTGCGAGCAGCGCCTTCATCCGCCGTGACAACAGGCCTGAGGCCCAGACCCAGATCGCCGGCTCGATCGCCCGCGTGCCGTTGATGCAGGGCGAGCCGATCCGCGAGCAGAAGCTGGTCAAGGCCGAAGGCTCCGGTTTCATGGCCGCGATTCTGCCGTCGGGCATGCGCGCCGTCTCCACCGAGATTTCGGCCGAGACCGGCGCCGGCGGCTTCATTCTGCCGAACGACCGCGTCGACATCATCCTGACCCGCCGCCTGAAGAATCCCGATGCCACCAACGGCGGCAACGACCTCATCCTGTCCGAGGTCATCCTGAGCAACATCCGCGTGCTGGCGATCGACCAGGCGCCGAAGGAAAAGGACGGTCAGAACGCCGTGATCGGCAAGACCGTCACGCTCGAGCTCAAGCCCGAGCAGGTCGCCACGCTGTCGACCGCGCGTCAGGGCGGCACCCTCCAGCTGGCGCTGCGGAGCATCGTCGATGCCAACGCGGTGGAGAGCACGGTCGAGGACCAGGGGGCCAAGCGTCCGGGGGGCATCAACGTCATCCGCTACGGCGTGTCGGCGCGGCAACAGACGTCACAGAAGTGA